In Tenebrio molitor chromosome 6, icTenMoli1.1, whole genome shotgun sequence, one genomic interval encodes:
- the LOC138133032 gene encoding uncharacterized protein translates to MLLKNPKSNTRKWIKRGAVILFAGEAVAFAVSYGIWYGVNTKREYRKYLHDNYPSFLELYYKVGETIDSDCKIRQIDYSYWEAKKH, encoded by the exons atgttattaaaaaacccGAAATCGAATACGCGAAAGTGGATAAAGCGAGGTGCAGTAATACTTTTTGCGGGTGAAGCAGTCGCATTTGCAGTAAGTTACGGAATTTGGTACGGTGTCAACACCAAAAGAG AGTATCGGAAATATTTGCACGACAATTATCCTTCCTTTTTGGAATTGTACTATAAAGTGGGCGAAACCATCGATTCTGACTGTAAAATTCGTCAAATCGACTACTCCTATTGGGAAGCTAAGAAACATTAA
- the Tbcc gene encoding tubulin-specific chaperone C, producing the protein MEVMEGGIDKINLITKRDLERKLGVQKRKEDKDSLVADNERLGYFNETFANKHAHIENLLEQSTRLEKNLLPDHFNGISKEILLLQKYVANSNIFLRTYDIKKCHESIQELTNKSKDLEEELLPKKKFGFKNKTKAKPQEKKSDDKDEVDFQHKTSFITKQLCGFTNRTGETLVMNEDDIYKNDVSAEHLDNCKVIIFGCPSTLHLSHLKNCFIFTGPVSTSIFAENCVDCTLVIACQQLRLHASKNINIYLHVTSRAIMEDCHNIQLAPYNLNYDNSDKHFAESGLDKHTNNWKCVDDFNWLNIEKHSPNWSLLDEKEIIDKWNV; encoded by the coding sequence ATGGAAGTCATGGAGGGGGGAATTGACAAAATCAATTTAATCACCAAAAGAGACTTGGAGAGGAAACTTGGTGTTCAAAAACGTAAAGAAGACAAAGACAGCCTAGTAGCTGACAATGAAAGATTaggatattttaatgaaacatttgCTAATAAACATGCACATATTGAAAACTTGCTTGAACAATCTACCAGACTAGAGAAAAATTTACTGCCTGACCACTTTAATGGAAtatcaaaagaaattttgcttttacaAAAGTATGTGGCAAATTCtaacatatttttaagaaCTTATGACATTAAGAAGTGTCATGAGAGTATACAAGAGCTTACCAACAAGTCAAAAGACTTGGAAGAAGAACTGTTACCTAAGAAGAAATTTggatttaaaaacaaaactaaaGCAAAACcacaagaaaaaaagtcagATGATAAAGATGAAGTGGATTTTCAACATAAAACCTCATTTATTACAAAGCAGCTGTGTGGATTTACCAATAGAACTGGAGAAACCTTGGTCATGAATGAAGatgatatttacaaaaatgatgTCTCAGCAGAGCATTTAGATAACTGCAAAGTTATCATTTTTGGATGCCCTTCAACTTTACATTTGAGTCAtctaaaaaactgttttatttttactggCCCTGTCTCAACTTCCATTTTTGCTGAAAATTGTGTTGACTGCACTTTAGTTATAGCTTGTCAACAGTTAAGATTGCATGCCTCTAAAAACATAAATATCTATCTCCATGTTACAAGCAGAGCTATTATGGAGGATTGTCATAATATTCAGCTGGCACcttacaatttaaattatgaTAATTCAGACAAACATTTTGCAGAGTCAGGTCTAGATAAACACACCAACAACTGGAAATGTGTTGATGATTTTAATTGGTTGAATATTGAAAAACATTCTCCAAATTGGTCATTgcttgatgaaaaagaaattattgatAAGTGGAATGTATAG
- the Bka gene encoding rRNA-processing protein FCF1 homolog has product MGKAKKTRKIAQKRFAKMKKMISPSDPRIKASQRAPPRKKKPEDPHAIKVHEAPQASSALFFQYNTQLGPPYHILIDTNFINFSIKNKLDIIQNMMDCLYAKCIPYITDCVLGELEKLGQKYKVALRIIKDPRFERIHCMHKGTYADDCLVQRVTQHKCYIVATNDKDLKRRIRKIPGVPIMYVAQHRYTIERMPDAYGAPKT; this is encoded by the exons atg GGAAAGGCGAAGAAGACGAGAAAAATTGCTCAGAAGAGATtcgcaaaaatgaaaaagatgATTAGTCCTAGTGATCCTCGCATAAAGGCATCCCAAAGGGCTCCTCCAAGAAAAAAGAAGCCAGAAGATCCTCACGCTATTAAAGTACATGAAGCACCTCAAGCAAGTTCAGCATTGTTTTTCCAGTACAATACACAATTAGGACCACCATATCATATATTAATagatacaaattttatcaactTTTCAATTAAGAACAAACTGGATATTATTCAAAATATGATGGATTGCTTATATGCTAAATGCATTCCATACATAACTGACTGTGTTCTGGGTGAACTGGAGAAATTAGGCCAGAAGTACAAAGTGGCTTTAAGGATAATAAAAGATCCAAGATTTGAACGGATACATTGCATGCATAAAGGTACTTATGCTGATGATTGTTTAGTGCAGAGAGTTACTCAACACAAGTGCTACATAGTGGCTACTAATGATAAGGATTTAAAACGTCGAATCAGAAAAATACCAGGTGTACCAATTATGTATGTTGCCCAACACAGGTATACCATAGAAAGAATGCCTGATGCTTATGGAGCTCCTAAAACGTGA